Part of the Vespa velutina chromosome 7, iVesVel2.1, whole genome shotgun sequence genome, TTCTTGCGATTACGTATTCATAGCGTTTTATGCTCCCTTGAATTTGCCGGATGTGTAAATGGCTCCTTCGAAGAATGAGATATATTCTCCTTTCAAACGTATAAACTCGCTCTCGTTTTTCGTTAAAactattcattttaaatatttatttatttaattattatctattcgAACTAATAATCGTCATCGGACAAATtaacctttcttctttttttttttctttttttataatacgtaataatacGATGCAATTAATTTGTGATTTCAGGAGTAACGTTCAAGGCTCACAGATTGATCCTCGCAGCATGCAGCAAACATTTTCAGGAGCTCTTCGAAGGGATGCCGCCTTCTCCCGCAGGACTGATCGTTATTCTCGACGGGACGAGCGCTCACAATATGGCGTCGCTTCTCGAATTTATGTACCGCGGAGAAGTACACGTGTCTCAGGAATCTCTGAGCTCTTTCCTCAAGGCAGCGGAATGCCTTCAAGTATGTCCTCatattttttcccctctctctttcttacccttctctctctctctctctctctctctctctctcttttatctctatcttatcgtttatttaattaacgatagatTACTCGAAGAAACGATTTAAAGAATACAAATCAGATGCGAGTTTATATGGTTAGAAAAAGTGGAATTGTTGAATTAAacatgataaaagaaaaaaaactgttGGAACAACAGGTAAAAGGTCTGTCGATCGAGCACGAGAAACTAGCAGTGGCGCAGAGACATGCGGCTGAGAGCAATAATTCGTCGACGGACACCGGCGGAGAGGGTGGCGGGGGTGGAGGTAGCGGAGTTGGCGAAGTCGGTGCACCAGGAAGTATCGGTGGTAGTAGCAGCGTTGGAGTTGGTGGTAGCGTCGACGGTAGCGGTAGTGGAAATCCAAATGGTAGTATCGCTGCTGGTGCAGTATCTACTACGAGTGCTGTTGGCGATAGTGGAGTCGGTGACATCACCGATCTCAGCGAGGCCGGTGAAGCTACGATGCTGAGGAACAGTATAAAAAGACGCAGAGACGCAACCCCTACGCCTGCGCCATCCCCGGCACCGGCATACACCGTACCCAGCATGTACTCTCACTATTTCGAAAGTCCCCCAAAGAGGTTAATGAGGTAAggcccttttattttttcgttcgaaaagCTACAACATTATTTTCCCCACTATTTTCGTAAGTTTCCTTGGTGACCCTTCGCGAGACTATTGTGTCGATTAAATGGATTGACGCAACGAGGAGGGAGGACgtcctccctcctcccccttTCTCCCCGTTCAACATCATTTAGAGATTTAGAGCTCTTTCGATATTATGCAAGCTATGCGCGTTCGTGTATGCGCATCTTTACGTAAAGATTTCTATGCGTGTGAGTTGCACGCACAATACTTTGGCTTATCTAACAGCCGATTCTCCGAGGACTCTCTCGCTCGGTTTCGTAATCACGGTTTGATAATCGATttcgtcatttattttttgttcataaCAAGAAGAAGACACGTGtggttgttgtttcttttttttttcctcccttgtAGTTTTGTCATTACTCCGGTACTtctaataaacaattttagtGTTCGTCCGATCTTGCAGATCGCCAAGCGACGTCGACACGTTAGGTAGGGCGAGCGTGTTGCGCGACGGTGCAGCATTTCGGCCAGCTTCAGCACCGCATCCTCTTCTTCTGGAAAGTCACTTTTATCAGCCCTTTGCCCATCCCTCGGAAACACCAGCTCACTCGCATACCGCGCCTCACACGCCAACGGAACTCGAGCAGGAATTGGAACAAGCGCGGTCGGAGGAACGGAATAACTGTGATTACAAGGAAAGCGTCGCTGAAGGTCAGTtgaatattgttataaaatcattggtctaataagattttttaataatttgaacgaagaaacgagttattttgtaaaatctaATTTCGCGAATGTCTTCGCATTTGTTTGGCAGATCTACGAATAAAGCAGGAACCGGTGGTATTGACGGATCGAGAGCGAGCAGAGAAATTGGCAGAGAAATTATCGAGCGAGGTATATTCCGGGGGTAGGGGGTTCGAGGGGTACGGCTCAAATTCGGAACATTTACAACGTGGCGCGCAAATGGGCTCCGCGATGGTATCGATACCACCGGCACATCCACCGACTCCAGATCTCAGTCCTGCTCCAACTACTCCTGCCATGTGGAATACGAAGATGAACAAGGCTGGCACCGTATCGACACCCGAGGGTGAGTACgactccattttttttcccgttatttttcttcctggCGATAGTCGACGATAATCGTCCAATCAACgattatctttctatttctttttttttttcttttttttttttttttccttttttttccccctaaaGAATCGAACGTCctcctgtaaaaaaaaaaaaaaaaagaataatataataataatttttcaattgatcAGACCTTTATTCGACTCGTTGCATCTCAACGCATACATAGGCTGCACGTGGAACTCTGATCGATGTTGCAACTGGGAGCCCTCCGTAATATCTCCCCATCCTCTCATGAACCCTTTCCGTCCCTTCTCATTCACTTTCAAGGCTCTTCCGAGCCGAGTTCTTCCAATCCGTGAACAGGAAGAACGCGTCTCGTCGAGATGGTGCCGAGATGCTGACTACGATGGAGCACTTTGCTTTGTCATCGTGAAAACGAAATTTTGACGAATGTGCCTTACTCTATAACATATTCTTCAATTTGGATATTAATCAATGGGATACGATCTTCGACTATGACATTAAATTTTGGCGATAACATTCAATGTTTACGGATCATTATCGtcacttttctttcgaaatgtTTGCGCTTCGATAATCGAATAACACGATGGTATCAACATTATAAAAAGCAGTCTTGAGTGAACTTTCGAAACTTCCGCATTACAAGGTTCGACGATTTTCAAAGTCGTGATTCGTATTAACCACAACGAGGCGCATCGGGAGAACTAGAAGGTTAGCTGTTGGCTAGTCGCGTTAAGTTGCTGCTCGAGGTGTCACAAAGAAACGATgagagagcaaaaaagagCAGGAGCttgaacaagagagaaagagaaaggtgcCGACGAATTTCGAAGTCGCCGGCGTGTGCATCgtggtatatatattttcgtggCAAGGCAGTCCTTTTTTTCCTGCCACGTGTCTACGTCACAATCTCCGCTTCGGCGACGCTCTAACGTGCAGAAAGAGAGCAACGGAGCAGCCCGTGGGTAGGACCGATTTACGAGAGCGTTTCTGTGTGCGTAAATCcctgtctttttcttcgtcatcgTACGTGTCTACTATGTGCTACGTGcacgtgtacgtgtgtatctGTCTAACGCCCATCTGGGACGGTTGTGCCTTAGAGCACGAGGACTCATCGCCGCTCGTtggtgtctctctctctctctctctctctccctctctccctctctctctctctctctctctctctctctctctctctttttctccttcctcgcCTTCACGGTTTGAACAAAGTCTACAAAGAGGATGCAGGCGAGCCACGGTGCAGCCACTGGGAACATCTTTTGCTTCGACGAGCAGATCACCGGGCGTGACGTTTACGACGCTGGTAAAACCTAAAGCCCTGAAGTCGCCATTATTTTTCGCGATTTCGTTCCAACGATCTTCTTCGATGGATCATTagacgatagagagagagagagagagaaaaggaacgaagaaaaagcaTCCACGAGAAAGAATCATCGTTACACAATCTTCTAACATTAACTCGCACCAGATAAtaaatgagagatagagagaccaTAATGTAGATTAAATCTTTGATCACTCGATTCAATTTCATACTGAGATGCATATCTCGAATCGGACTTTGCGTCTTAGCCGATCTCGATGCACGCCATGTCGacattaaaaaacaattttgatCGACACGGCATccttaaattttcctttttaatgatTGCGAAAATGTAATTCAGTCGTGACCTCGACTCTATCAAGATCAaaaggatctctctctctctctctctctctctcgttctcgttctcttgtcgtcttatttcgtttctttccatTAGAAGTTTAGATTAGATTTGAGAAGTTTGGATCTTTATCCGAGTGTACATTTTAACGTCATAACTTCTTTCAACTCGTAACtttttttgacaatttttttttcttttatttttttcaaacgatttttatgCTTTAGAAAAAGGTTCATATTCTCCTGTGAAATCTGTGTACATAACTGTAGGATCGTATGAGATGTATGGAAAGATTCGAGGAATTAGGGAACGGTATTTAACGTTGTAAGTGTCAAAACGCGCTTAGACGGAGAAAGATGGAGGaacgcgagaaagaaaaatcacttcctatctttttctcttagtAATTCTATGAGATACGTACAGTTATACTCGCGTTAAAATCTCACGTTCGTGCGGTCTTAAAATTTCTTCCcctccaccccccccccccttgtCAGGGCGTTTAGGCTCGATCGTTAGAGGAAGGaggagatgatgatgatgatgtggaaagagaagaaaaagatgtccTTTAATCGTCTTTCGTTGCCTCAAAAGGTTCTCACATCTTCGAATTACGAAAGAATTTTCGACAGCTCATCGTTGAATAGAACGAATTCTTTggataatttctatttaatatcgttcgtACTTTaccttaataataaaaaaaaaaaaaaaaaaaaaaaaaaaaaaaaaaaaataaataaataaaaataaataaaagaaaagtaaaattaattaaagatctTTATTTCagagaaaaaattacgaaaggaaaagaagggtGCTTGCAACTTAAAAATTTAACTATCATTTCGTCATACTCGatgataaaattcatttttgcGGCTTTGCGGCAGGTCCATCGGGATGTAATTTATAATGTGACGGAAATATGAAAGTTACATGGCCAGGTCGTAACTCGTTAGATCCACTGGTAGAAAACCGCAGGAAATAACTCGAAAGTATCGTACGGTTGAACGGTCTCGtaccatttttcttcttcttctttgctgCCAACTACGATGTCTGAAACTTTCTCTTGGCCGTTCTCTAACGTCCAAGAAAGAAACCGTCTAACGTTGAGATCTCGTTAAtcatattactatttttacaaACGTAAAACGCCTATGAATGGAGACACGAAATTACCAGGTTTAATATAATCggacgagaagaaaaatgcgAGACAATAGTTTCATAGATTAAAAACGATAGATTGAAACAGGAAATAGGCGTTATTACGTTAGAATTTCTTTGAGGGTGCAATGAAAGGGGATGAACGCTATTTCCCTTTAAAAGGCACACACGCATGCACGTCCGGTAGCGAGTCTGAATTAttgaagagagacagagagagagagagagagagagagagggcggaagggaagagaaagtgCAGTTGCACTCGGCACGTGCAGGCAGGTGTACTGGCTCGAGCGACcttccgtttctttctttttttttttttccatctttttttttcttcttccttctatccCCCTATCTCTACTTTCTCAAACCGTTCCTTCTTCTACCTATAACGTTCAACCCTTCTCTCCTATTTCGCGCACGTGCCTCGTAAAAGTTTCAATGAAGCGTGTGCGACGACTATACACATTGGAAACTTCCGAGTTGGAGAAGTACGCTTGCATATGGTCGCTCGATTAAAGATTAATCCTTCCTTTCGGACTATTAATTCAGTCTAGTCTTTTTCTATCGAGATTGTACGATTGTAAGAACGAGAAATTTATCGTCTCtatcaattctttcttttttcgattgatCGACAATCGTCATTAAGCATTCAGaaacttttctatctttctttttttttttttttttcaaatgcgACGGCGTTCTATAATATTACACGTTATAATCTATCGTACTATAAGAAACTATCTCGTATACTTTATTCCTTCCAGGTAATTACAGGGAAACGATTGCAAATGCTTTTCTTTAAcgcgtaataaaatattttttgtacgacaataattataaataaatcttttaaaaatcagTTCTCCAATACTTGTGTCGTTACGTGACCGATCGATAAATTAGATaatcgttttttgttttcttttgtcttttttcttttcttttttttctttttaagatattTCGTCGTCCACGATCacgaactttttctttcgcatttCTACCCGCACGAATTATCTTATTAGGAATCGTTTAAGCGGCAGAACGCGTGTTTCTCTGTGTAGGAACTAGTGCGTTTGTGTTGATACGCGTACGTtggacagagatagagagataaagaaggagaaggaacaCACTCGAGGTTCTTAGAATCAATTAGAGTTCTTTCGTGCCTCTATGTTGGCTAAGTCCTCGCCAACTTTTTCGTCCCACACCTCATTGGCTTAACCTTCTACCAGTCGAAAATCATTGCACAATGCAACACGTAAGCACGCGAGTAAAGGTCTTTTGCTGCTTAGATTCTGCAACTCTATATATTCCCCTTTCTCCTAACCTCCCCCCGCCCCTCCCCCCGCTcccctttctatctttctctctctctctctctctctctctctctctctctctctctctctctctctctttcctactCTCGCGCTTACCTAagtactttctttttccgaaTCGTTTTCGTCTACAGTCCCGTTAGAGACTAGATTCTCGTTTTTtcacgtaaaaagaaaaagaaaatcgttcgatGATGAATATCTTGCTTTTAACCCAATATCTATCATTTTACATGGGCGACGAACGACGTACTAATTCTTTtagattatgataatatatgtgtTTTATTTCATAGGAAATATATTTCCACGCGTgatctatttttaaataatagtgCTCGTAAAATAGACACGCTGACAGACCGAAATAGATTAGAATTGTTAGAAATTAGATCGCTGAGCTCGTGAGCGAGACAGCACGATGCCGGTGTCGGACTCGTTATTATCTACTTTGTACTACaagtgagtgagtaagagaAGCGTGTTATTGGCGACGAATGAATATCGTTTTCCCCttgaaagagtgaaaaaagagaaaaaaataaaatataaataaataaaaaagaagaagaaaaaaaggaaaagagagaaatgaaaagggagagaagtaAAGATAAAAGGGTCCACTGATAAAGGTGATATAAATCGTTGGATATTTTTCAGAAAGAATGCGAAAGGCTCTCGATGACTTCCATCGATGTGTGTCATGGTCAGACACAGTTATACGGGTGTTTAGAAATGTTAGAAAGAATTTGGTGAACGGCAAAGTATCTCGCTGCAAATCGTACGCacacaaaatttatattagcctataacgaaagaatatttcgaatattccGAGTGTAAATTAAGATCACAGGATGTACAAAGTaatgatcttttcttttttactcgtaAGAAATGACTATaccaattaatttcatttcttcgattaattcgtcatgaaagaaaaaaaaaaaaaatgattccaTTCTGTTTGACGGCGATCGCATTTGAACGAAGCAATTTAAAAAGGGCTTCGATTTCAACGTCGATTTAAACGTGATATCGTAACTAAAGAGAGAGGTGTAATTGTACATAATCGTGCGGTCGTcctttaattaacgataaaacgtaCGGATCTTGCGCATTCACCACAGCCGCAATgctttgagagagagagaaagagagagagataatactTGCAAAAAATTCCGGAGGAAAACCAAACGATTCCGTGGGCGACTACCGGAGAGAGGAGAGTCTCTAATTCGGGTTACTGCGATCCTACCGCATACTGCTACCCTCTGACCGATCAATACGAACCCCGGGGATGCCTATCGTGTCGTTTTCTCTCCTTGTcagtactttctctctttctctctctctctctctctctctctctctctctccctctctctctctctgtccctctcacTTTGCACGCGCCTACGCATTAAATTCGACCAACCGTGATACTTGataatttgaagaaattacaataaatttcgGTGTCTGAAAATATTGACATCATAAAAAAAGTGACacgaaattttgtataaaatagtccaaataaaaaagtgaaaagaaaaaagaaagtaagaagacAGAGTACGATAGTTTCTAAAAGAGAACTCTTGCGATATTACGCGAAGCACAGAGGTTTGTTACGGCTGCATGCGTGTAACATTGAAAGCggtaatacataaatatcaaagagggaagagaggaggaggaggaggaggagcaggaggaggaggaacaaATTGAAAGCGCGAATgatgtgtgtatgagagagagagagagagagagagagagagagagagagaaagaaagaatgataggTGACAATCATCTGGTCTGTtcgtaatagaaaataatcccTCGGCTCGTTCATACAGACTGATTCATATTAGAGATGTCACGATTTCTTTCAGTGAAAATAAAAGCTTTGGTCGATCTTAAGATTTCTCGAGAAAtgttgtctctttttttctctttttatcaaaagTAATATCGAATGATAAGATCGATAAGTCTTGTTGGAGATAAATCGTTCATTCTAATCTTACAAAGgtagtataaatatttatttttgaatcaGCCTATAGAAATCTATTCCAAACGCAATACTCACGCTTTACGTTTTTGTTCGCGAGCACAAACGGCGCCGCTCGTTGCGTGCGTGGCTGCGCGTTTGCGTTCGAAGACACGGGTGCGcgcgcgtacacacacacacacacacacacatacatacatacatgtacattcGAAGcggtcgacgacgacgacgacgacgtcgtcgtcgtcgtgtcgTTGTCGTTAACCGTTAGAAGAGGAGGTGGAGTTTGTGACAGTGATGGTGGCCGGATACGATAGAGTCTAGGCTGCTCATGCAATACCGAATTCGGGTcacgaaataatttatgataacaCCGTCAGAGGGCCAACTCATGCGACTGATAAATGAAGCATACGTATTAGCACGGTCCGACGTTCATTTTTCGCTAGAGCTCTTTTCCGTCctgttcttttatatttataaatacgtatatacgtatacgtgtacATAGATACACGTGCACGTGATCATTTCCTAACAGCTTTTATTTTATGCAACGACCAAATTGTTGAACCACCTACTCGTATATCTTTTGTCGTAAGAATCGTAAATttcctatttctatctctatgaatgaatatattctACTCGTGTATGTACATTTAAGCTAATACGAAACACAACATTAGTGACTAGCAATTTGGTAATCGTATGTAATCGGTATGCACGTTCTGCAATTTTAAAATGGTATTACTAAAAAGCATTGGGCACGTCTATTGCGTTCTATGTCATGGTCActatatcgtatcgtatccGTCGATGCGAGCGAGCATGTTCCCTATGTTTTCAACGCTACAGAATGCAGCATACCTTACGCACGAGTAATTGTGCTTTACGCCGGCCGGATATCCCAATCTATGTGTTGTGTACCATGTTCCGGCGTACTTGTcccgaataataatttattagcattaaaatattaaagtgtTCACGCGCGCgatgattattttatgaaaatttgaacTATTCAGGACTAAAAGAGTAGTGTAAGTCACGTAGTAAGCCAAAAATATTCAGGCAGACCGAAAAAATAGAGACACGAGCGTTTGaacggtttttttttcttttggtcttttcttctttttttttctttttcttttttatcttacgaAAGGAAACGCTTCGGTGGGAAAGAGGGACAGAGAAGAGGGACATGGTCGGTCCCTCCGAGCTTTATTACCATACTCCTCGGCTCGACAAGTCGGAATAAAACAACGGAGAGGCGCGTTAGCTCGGCGCTACCCTCCCACGCACAATGCGTAACGCTATCTTCCCTGGAAATCCAGGAATCCCTCCTCTACCTCTCATTCTGCTCTTTCCACCCCTTTCGGAGCTTCCAACGTCCTACCCATCTCTGTCCCTcacccctctctttctctttctactttcgtATTTTCCTGCACAAAGGAGAAACGCGGCAACCACCACGGGAGTATGTCTCTTCCCTTATCGAAATGCTGCATCGTGGGCGTACTCTCACACATTTGTACCTAAgtgttcctcttctttctctctctctctctctctctctctctctctctctctctctctctctctttccctctatatctctctttatctttctctttctctcttgttcatTGCGGAAGTTTCTGGACGCTCTCGAACGGTAGCGCCACCTGCATAAAGATACGTTTTTAGAAAGTGGTGGGGATGAAAAAGCTCTTCTAATTTACTGCAAGAGTATAGATAAttcaatctctctttttatctccttctctctctctctctctctctctctctctctctctctttcttcctctgtctctgtctctgtctgtctttccatctctctctctctctctctcttgtgtttttcaatttattgcTATCGAACAGGTTCTATTAATACAGTGGGAATCATTGGACATTGGACGTAGGCAAAATCGATTCGGATCATAAAACTTATATATCGAGTTTAAGAGACACGTATTTTTGGTGGGAAAAGagcaattttgttttttcgttagtaaacgcgaaaaaaaagagcgtATGATAAATTgccattaatatattaaattcgttGTAGCCGTTTGCAAAGGACAAAAGTTACTCGTTGATTGGTCGATGGCACGGGGTACCCGAAAATCCTTAAACGCTCCTGTTGGTAGAGCACGCACCAATCAATAAACGAATGCGTGCGTGCACGGATGCGTGTGCGACTGTGTTCGTGCAACGGCCGACTCATTGGTGTAGGTGCACGTGCCGCTAAAAGTTCTTCGTGGACGACGACGCGCAAGGTTTGCGTGCTTCGACCGTCGCGTTTGCTTACGTaagtgtgtatgcgtgtgcgtgcgcgtgCGTGTGCGCGCTTATGCTCGTCCCCCGTGTGGCTGCTTGTGCGTACGCGCTTGCTACATCGCGTGATTGTACGTGGAgacgtacttacttacgtagATGCGCGCTCGTGTGCGTGACACTATGTTGAGAGTCGAATATACGTCGACGAGACCGTTCGGCTATCTCTCGTGGCTCCTCTCGTGCTTGAAATTTTTTCGAGAGCCTGCCGGAGAACCATCTCGTGGGGTGGTCCATCcttggaaaaaagagaagagctCCTAAATGTCCAAAAAATATGACCTTACGAAAAATTCCTTTCTTAATAATGAGACTTATcgcattattttaaataagaaagacaTCCCAATCGTTTCTCCTTCTCATCGATGACCAACGAAAAGAATCagttgattattttttctttctcttcttcctcttctttttttaggaCTTTATGAGAACTAGGTAtaacaaaaaacgaaaaaaaaaaaagaaaaaacgaaagaaagaaagaaagaaaaaagaaaaagaaaaactatagtTTAGAACGTTTGACGGAAAGTTCGAAATTTTCATCCGCCTGagaatttctctttgaaaGTGGAAATGGAATGTTGCGGTCGGACAAAACTATTGTACGAGGGACTCGTTAAATCTAtttgtttcgttattattataaaacattgacaattagatttatcattttaagaATTGTTATAATCTCACGTATATATCACATCGGCTCCAGAAAGGATTCTCAACGGACATCTTGGATCGTGGAGAAGTTTCGAAAGTGGACCGTTGTGCAGGTTATGGTTTCCCCTGATGGTCTCTCCTCCTTTGCTCGGTGAAAGAGGGTTGGCATCCCTTGCAGCCGCGAATCGACCAGGGCTCTTCTCCTCTCACTCCGTAGTACAGTTCGAATAAGAGGGGGAGGGCCTAGGGCTCTCCCTTGATTTTGGGCTGCAACGCACACGCTGCCTGACATtgattttcctctctctcgtcctttgcctctttttcctctctctctctctctctctctctctctctccccctctctttccttcccgtCCTCCCTTAACTACGTTGTTTTCCATGTACCTGACGTCCTGccgagaaaatatttcgtgaattttaattaatattgttttcgaGCGTGTATAGGCCGTCCGAAGAATTAGTGGAACTCTAAGTATCGCTAAGTAATTTCGTATATCCTTCGTACAAAACGAGTAAGAGGAATTTTCGTAGAAAATTGTTAGAGCCAAAAATAACGTGCAAAACATCGTGTTGAATTTGTAGACGTATCGAAAGAGCATCACGGGATAACGGGAGGCTGTTTCTTAAATCGAACAGATTTACCACGGTATCCATAGTAACGCAGCTAACTTTTCTTTCGAGTAACTACCTCTCGCATCTCTTCCCTTTCgactctttcttatttcttatgatAGGCCGCCTGCTCGACGACCAATTTGGCGCCACCGAACAAAATGTGTCAAGGTCTCTCGATCCACGATCAGCCACTCGCGAgtcctctatttctcttcccctctttctccttttcgtcttcgtcttcatcttcgtctttatctccttctttttcttcttctgcttctacttcttttatacatttcgTTTCCACGGGAAAAACACGTCCGTTGCGTTTGATCAAGGCTACTCTACTAACTTCCATCATTTTGAGAAAATAGGTCGGAAACTTATTTCCTTTGAATGGTTATTTCAGATTGACTGTTGGACAATAAATCCAATGTCACTGATAACAACATAGCTCTTTTACTCTTCGTATTATCAAGATACTCAGATAAGAATTGAAGAGCTCCATTGTAATACGTTCGAATACAGTATCGTTAAATTTCTACGATAAttgtacgaattaattaagataCCCTTGTATACAAGA contains:
- the LOC124950518 gene encoding zinc finger protein chinmo isoform X2, whose amino-acid sequence is MDSHQHQFCLKWNSFGSNLATAFSNLFKSESLTDVTLFCEGVTFKAHRLILAACSKHFQELFEGMPPSPAGLIVILDGTSAHNMASLLEFMYRGEVHVSQESLSSFLKAAECLQVKGLSIEHEKLAVAQRHAAESNNSSTDTGGEGGGGGGSGVGEVGAPGSIGGSSSVGVGGSVDGSGSGNPNGSIAAGAVSTTSAVGDSGVGDITDLSEAGEATMLRNSIKRRRDATPTPAPSPAPAYTVPSMYSHYFESPPKRLMRSPSDVDTLGRASVLRDGAAFRPASAPHPLLLESHFYQPFAHPSETPAHSHTAPHTPTELEQELEQARSEERNNCDYKESVAEDLRIKQEPVVLTDRERAEKLAEKLSSEVYSGGRGFEGYGSNSEHLQRGAQMGSAMVSIPPAHPPTPDLSPAPTTPAMWNTKMNKAGTVSTPEGKKLKCPFCERLYGYETNLRAHVRQRHQGIRVHCPYCSRTFTRNNTVRRHIAREHKGELSLKAFQETNHSASDLVPQ
- the LOC124950518 gene encoding zinc finger protein chinmo isoform X3, with the translated sequence MYAPVGEGTSNQQSALVNPWWFHPPAGRTVGHERDQEGKYLFEGGSDRGGEGHGVGSRGGIMDSHQHQFCLKWNSFGSNLATAFSNLFKSESLTDVTLFCEGVTFKAHRLILAACSKHFQELFEGMPPSPAGLIVILDGTSAHNMASLLEFMYRGEVHVSQESLSSFLKAAECLQVKGLSIEHEKLAVAQRHAAESNNSSTDTGGEGGGGGGSGVGEVGAPGSIGGSSSVGVGGSVDGSGSGNPNGSIAAGAVSTTSAVGDSGVGDITDLSEAGEATMLRNSIKRRRDATPTPAPSPAPAYTVPSMYSHYFESPPKRLMRSPSDVDTLGRASVLRDGAAFRPASAPHPLLLESHFYQPFAHPSETPAHSHTAPHTPTELEQELEQARSEERNNCDYKESVAEDLRIKQEPVVLTDRERAEKLAEKLSSEVYSGGRGFEGYGSNSEHLQRGAQMGSAMVSIPPAHPPTPDLSPAPTTPAMWNTKMNKAGTVSTPEDLYSTRCISTHT
- the LOC124950518 gene encoding zinc finger protein chinmo isoform X1, which produces MYAPVGEGTSNQQSALVNPWWFHPPAGRTVGHERDQEGKYLFEGGSDRGGEGHGVGSRGGIMDSHQHQFCLKWNSFGSNLATAFSNLFKSESLTDVTLFCEGVTFKAHRLILAACSKHFQELFEGMPPSPAGLIVILDGTSAHNMASLLEFMYRGEVHVSQESLSSFLKAAECLQVKGLSIEHEKLAVAQRHAAESNNSSTDTGGEGGGGGGSGVGEVGAPGSIGGSSSVGVGGSVDGSGSGNPNGSIAAGAVSTTSAVGDSGVGDITDLSEAGEATMLRNSIKRRRDATPTPAPSPAPAYTVPSMYSHYFESPPKRLMRSPSDVDTLGRASVLRDGAAFRPASAPHPLLLESHFYQPFAHPSETPAHSHTAPHTPTELEQELEQARSEERNNCDYKESVAEDLRIKQEPVVLTDRERAEKLAEKLSSEVYSGGRGFEGYGSNSEHLQRGAQMGSAMVSIPPAHPPTPDLSPAPTTPAMWNTKMNKAGTVSTPEGKKLKCPFCERLYGYETNLRAHVRQRHQGIRVHCPYCSRTFTRNNTVRRHIAREHKGELSLKAFQETNHSASDLVPQ